A genomic segment from Treponema sp. Marseille-Q3903 encodes:
- the rsgA gene encoding ribosome small subunit-dependent GTPase A: protein MTGTVIAGTNNLFTVECEDDVIRNCTIKGKVIKTDKTFYNPIAPGDVVEIAIDELDDAKGQVTLIHPRKNTFLRYNVKGNCPQLIASNLDYLILVTTPEEPPFRPRFIDRALAQAEHQGITPVIVCNKWDLAQQMQADGRAEDFEMIERRLNIWEDLGYKVLRLSARTGEGMTEFAEILEDKLSAFVGQSGVGKSSLINVMDNNCVLRTGSLSKKYGRGSHTTTKGTLVHLNLNESLTEGVRGRKANIIDTPGIRRFVLDDIKADELALYFREFDQFLGKCKFGANCKHISEPECAVLKALENGYITQERFDSWMRICEEIRTGSWSD from the coding sequence TTGACAGGTACAGTTATTGCCGGTACAAATAACCTTTTTACAGTTGAATGCGAAGATGATGTTATAAGAAATTGCACTATAAAAGGTAAGGTTATAAAAACAGACAAGACGTTTTACAATCCTATAGCACCAGGCGATGTTGTTGAAATTGCAATCGATGAACTTGACGATGCCAAAGGTCAGGTAACTCTCATCCATCCTAGAAAAAATACATTTCTTCGTTATAATGTAAAAGGAAATTGTCCTCAGCTTATCGCAAGCAATCTCGATTATCTGATTTTAGTTACCACCCCTGAGGAGCCTCCGTTTCGTCCTCGTTTTATCGATCGTGCACTCGCGCAGGCTGAGCATCAGGGAATTACACCGGTTATTGTCTGCAACAAATGGGACTTAGCTCAACAGATGCAGGCAGACGGCAGAGCTGAAGATTTTGAAATGATAGAACGCCGGCTGAATATTTGGGAAGATTTGGGCTATAAAGTGTTGCGGCTTTCTGCCAGAACAGGTGAGGGAATGACAGAGTTTGCTGAAATTCTTGAAGATAAACTTTCCGCTTTTGTTGGGCAGTCTGGTGTTGGAAAATCAAGTTTAATAAATGTGATGGATAACAATTGCGTTTTGCGCACAGGAAGCCTCTCTAAAAAATACGGACGAGGTAGTCACACTACTACAAAAGGAACTTTAGTCCACCTTAATTTAAACGAGTCTCTCACCGAAGGCGTTCGAGGAAGAAAAGCAAATATCATAGACACACCGGGAATCAGGCGTTTTGTTTTAGACGACATAAAAGCTGATGAACTTGCGCTTTATTTTCGAGAATTCGATCAATTTCTTGGAAAATGCAAATTCGGAGCAAACTGCAAGCACATTTCGGAGCCGGAATGCGCTGTCCTCAAAGCACTCGAAAACGGCTATATCACACAAGAGCGTTTTGATAGCTGGATGCGAATCTGTGAAGAGATAAGGACAGGTTCGTGGTCGGATTGA